Below is a genomic region from Candidatus Obscuribacterales bacterium.
CGACAATCGAATGGATCGAGCCACTGATGGTGTCGGGTAATTGGATGCCGGAACTAGTTGATATGGCTGGCGGTATATCCGCCTTTGGCGAAGCCGGTAAGCACTCCCCGTCTATTGAATTTCGTGAACTCATAGCAAAAGATCCGGATTTCATTCTCGTCAATCCATGTGGTTTTTCTATTGAGCGCACACTGGAAGAAATGCATTTACTACAAAACCAGCCTCGCTGGCATGAACTAAAAGCAGTGAAGGCAAACAAAGTTTTTGTACTCGACGGCAATCAATATTTCAATCGTCCAGGTCCAAGATTGGTGGAATCATTGGAAATACTGGCAGAAATAATTCATCCGGAAACTTTTCAGTTCGATCATCAAGAAACCGGTTGGCTCATACCAACTAAGCCCATGCGTGCATGACAAATAGCAATGGCTAAGGCATCGGCCGCGTCATCGGGCTTGATAACTTCTTCGTGGTTAAGCAACCTGGCAACCATTTCTTGGATTTCTCGCTTTTCCGCGCGCCCGAAGCCGGTCAGATTTAGCTTCACCTGTTGAGGAGTGTATTCCGCAAGCTTTTTCCCTGCGCTGGCAATTGCTTCCAATATGACGCCGCGGGCCTGGGAGACAGGCACTAATGTCTTGGCATTCTTAAAGAAGAAAATCGCTTCAACCGCAATCACATCGGGGTCATACTTTTCTATAAGACTAAGCAGATCCGAGCGAATCATCACCAAACGGTCGCCTGCGGACATTTGTTTGCTCGTGGAAATGACTCCAGCGGCAATACAGCGTAAGTCGTTTATGCCGAGCCAATCAATAACGCCATAACCGACGGTTGCAGTGCCTGGATCGATACCCATGATTCGCATAAGAGATGTAACCCATCGAATGTATGGCACTAGTCTACACTGCTTGATAACCTACTTTGCCCATACTTAAGCCAGACCAAAAATGCTAAGCTTGGGGGACTTCGCCCTTTATATAGATAGCGGTCATGCCTGCCTTGATTCAACAATCAGAGCCAATTGCAAACAGCGAACAAGACTACAACGAAGGGTCGGCGCAGGGGTTTCTTACGCGCTATGGACTTTTGGAAAAATGGCCTATTGCCTTTGGCTTTGGCGCGATTTTTGGACTGTCGACGCCTGGCTTTGATATTTGGTTTCTAGCCTGGGTCGGACTTGTGCCCTTGCTTTTGCTTATTCAAGGCTGCAGACAGAAACGTGAGGCGGCAATTGTCGGCTTCAGTTTCGGTATGGGCTATTACCTAACAGCGATGCGTTGGTTTCTCGGGCTGCATCCTCTCAATTGGCTTTCACTAAATGATTTGCTTTCCGTGCAAGCTGCAGCTGCTGTCTGGATAATTGCCGCTGCGCACCAAGCACTGCTAATTACAGCTTTTGCCTTTTGTGTTTTTACAATCCCCATGCGCGCAAGTTTCTTGCCCTATCACCTGCGCCCCTACTATCCATATCTTTTGTCAGTGCCGGTGCTGTGGATCTTTTTCATGTGGGTGGTCGGACATTTAGAAGCCTATTTGGGAACACCGGTTGTAGAAGTTGCGTACAGTCAGTTTCAACAATTGGAACTAATCCAAATTTGCAAATTGGGTGGCAGCCAACTCCTTGATTTCCTAATTGTCTTAACCAACTGCGCAATTGCACTTTTGATCATGGAATACACCAGGCTCGTGCCAAAACTTGGCCAGCGTATCGACAGACTGGCACCACGCGGCGGCGCCATTTTCGATTTGGTCTTAATTGTCACAGCAATTGCGATTGCTTTTTCCTGGGGCAGAAGTGAACTTGTCCGCTCGACCGACAGCACGCGCCTAGCATCAAGTGCTGCCAGTGAATACACGCCATCAGTCATAACTTGTGCATTGCAAGGCAATTTAAATATTGAAGATGAACGCATGGGCACGACAACGCCGGAAGGTGTAGCTCAACGTTATGCAGATCTGGCTCATGGCATTGGTGCCGGCTTGGTAGTGTTACCCGAAGGCGTTATCACGCCAACACAAGCACGCCAGGGAATGCTCGCCGCCAAATTATTCGATGTAGCCAAATACGAGAAGAAAGAAGTCATAACAGGTAGCGTTGAAGCGATAAAAGACAGTTATGTAAATGGTGTCCGCGTAATTTCGACAGACAAGAACACCTTGCAGTCAAGCCTCTATGTCAAACGGCGCCTGGTACCATTTGGAGAGTTTTATCCGCAAACACCTCTGGATGCATTGATTCCAAGCCAAGTCAAAAATCTAATGCTCGGTCATCAAGGCGGATTCGTGGCAGCACAAAAACTGCAGCTTCTAAATTCTCTCTGGGGCAAAATCGGTGCATCAATTTGCGTGGAAGTAATTTATCCCAAACTAATTGCTAATGAAGTGAGATCGGGAGCAAGTTTGTTGGTAAATGTCTCCAACCTTGCCTGGTTCCACAATTCGCCATTAAACAAACAAATACTTGCCGCAGCCGTTATGCGCTCCGTAGAAAACGGCAGATACATGGTGCTTGCCACAAACACCGGCATATCGGCAATTATTGATCCGGCAGGAGTTATCACTACTCAATCATTTGCCGGCAAGAAAGGCATAATTTTAAATCCAGTCCGCTTCCTGTACAACAATACCCCTTTCAGCAAAATGTGGTGGCTATGACCAGAAATATGCTCAAGTTTTCCGTTCTCTCTTTGACTATCTGTACCGTAATGGGACTTTCAGTCAGCTTTGCCAACGGAAAGGCGAAAATGCCGATGGTGGACATTGCCGGTAAAGCAAAAGTAACTCTTGAAGTTGCAGATACAGAGCCTAAAATTACGCGTGGCTTGATGTACAGAACATCACTGGCACCTGATGCTGGAATGGTATTTCTCTTTCGCCCCAATCGCGAAGTCAACTTCTGGATGTATCACACGTTAATTCCGCTAGACATGCTCTTTGTACATAACGGCAAAGTCGTGAAGCTAATTGCCGACGTGCAACCTTGCAAATCAGAAAACCCCAGCGACTGCGCAACTTACCCCGGCGGACGTGGTGTATTTGTCTCAGAGGTCATTGAACTTGCTGCCGGTTATGCCAAACAACACGACTTAAAAGAAGGCGATACAGTTACCTTTAACTTGCCTTGATAAGCTTCAGGCGTTTTGCCAGCATCATGGGCTCTTCCAGGCGGAAGGCTAAGCAAATGCCCAGGTAGGATACTAGCGCGCAGACTCCGGCAATGGATAAGCGTATAAGCAAGCCGAACCAACTTCCGGCAAGGAATTCCTGCGGAATCAAAGTCAGCGAGAACCAGGCCGCTGCGCCACAGCCGGCGGAAGCTAATAGCATTACGATAACAGGCTGAATTAATTGCATGGTGCCCACATGCCCAATTTTCTTGCGCAAGAGCCAGCTAAGCATGATGAAGTTGAATACAGTTGTGAGCGTCGTGGACAAGGCAATACCTGCTAAGCCCATAGGACCAACTAAAGCCCAATTGATCACTAGGTGGACGAAGATAGCCATTAGCCCCACGTGATAAGGAGTTTTCGAATCATGGTGGGCATAGAAGACACGCGTCATCAAATCGCGCGCAACATAGAAGAAAATTGAAGGCACCAAGTAGATAAGGGCGACTGTGACAAGCTCGGTTGATTCGCGACTAAAGTGACCGCGCTGGAAAAGCAGTTGGATGATTGGTTCAGGTATAGCTAAGAGCAATGCGGCTGCGGGTAGAGCCAAAAACCACAAGAATCGTAGCGCGCGTCTCAGTTCGACTTTTAGATCATCAACTTTTTTGGCGGCGACCTGTTCAGTAAATCGCGGCAAAATTGGAACAAGCATGGCTGTTAAAAGCACACCAAGAATAAGCTGAATCAGTCTATTCGCATTTACCAAGGCGGTAAAAGAACCTTCGGCTAATTGCGAGATGAAAAATACATCGACATAAATGTTCAATTGTCCGACTGAAGTTGAGATTACAGCCGGCCACAGCATAGAGCCGTATTTGGCTAGCTCAGGTTCAGCTTTTGTAGAAAAGGCAATTTTGGCTGACTTAAGCGTGCCGGGTAATTGAGCAATTAATTGTCCTACAGCACCAATGAGGGTACCGACTGCCAGACACAAACCACCCATGGTTGGTTGCAAGAAGTAGACGGCAAAGATTATTGCCAAACTGGCAATTGCCGGCGACAGCGAAGGCCACATGAAGCGACCATAGACATTCAATACGCCGTAGGAAATGCCAACTAGTCCGGCTATTACAATCAAAGGCACCATGATTTGCAATTGCAAAACAGTCTCGTGCCAAAGCGCTTCCCTGTAATCAGCCGAGTGACCGGCAGCAGGCGCAATGAGGGCAACCAACTGGGGAGCAAAGACAAATACCAACGCAGCAATGGCAAGCAAACCAAGAAAAGTCAAAAGAAATACTTGTCCAATTAGGACACCGATACTTTTGTCGTCTTTGCGTGGTGTAAGAATTGCGACTGTTGCGGAATGGAAAGGTCCACCCAATCCACCAAACAGGATGAGGATGTTGCCCGTAAGAATATATGCGATGTTATAGGCATCAGCAGTGAGCGATGTGCCGAATTCCTTGAGGACAACAACATCTCTCGCCAGACCGGCAAACTTTGCAGCAATAGTAAGCAAGGCAACAAGTCCAAAAACTTTTCCGAGACTTGGTCCTTTTTTCTTTTCTTGTAGCGCTGTTTCTTCTAATAGCTCGATGCCGTCGGCCATGCGACTGCTATCGC
It encodes:
- the ruvC gene encoding crossover junction endodeoxyribonuclease RuvC, with the protein product MPYIRWVTSLMRIMGIDPGTATVGYGVIDWLGINDLRCIAAGVISTSKQMSAGDRLVMIRSDLLSLIEKYDPDVIAVEAIFFFKNAKTLVPVSQARGVILEAIASAGKKLAEYTPQQVKLNLTGFGRAEKREIQEMVARLLNHEEVIKPDDAADALAIAICHARMGLVGMSQPVS
- a CDS encoding DUF192 domain-containing protein, producing MTRNMLKFSVLSLTICTVMGLSVSFANGKAKMPMVDIAGKAKVTLEVADTEPKITRGLMYRTSLAPDAGMVFLFRPNREVNFWMYHTLIPLDMLFVHNGKVVKLIADVQPCKSENPSDCATYPGGRGVFVSEVIELAAGYAKQHDLKEGDTVTFNLP
- the murJ gene encoding murein biosynthesis integral membrane protein MurJ, with protein sequence MPQDNNPPEVFVGDGDSSRMADGIELLEETALQEKKKGPSLGKVFGLVALLTIAAKFAGLARDVVVLKEFGTSLTADAYNIAYILTGNILILFGGLGGPFHSATVAILTPRKDDKSIGVLIGQVFLLTFLGLLAIAALVFVFAPQLVALIAPAAGHSADYREALWHETVLQLQIMVPLIVIAGLVGISYGVLNVYGRFMWPSLSPAIASLAIIFAVYFLQPTMGGLCLAVGTLIGAVGQLIAQLPGTLKSAKIAFSTKAEPELAKYGSMLWPAVISTSVGQLNIYVDVFFISQLAEGSFTALVNANRLIQLILGVLLTAMLVPILPRFTEQVAAKKVDDLKVELRRALRFLWFLALPAAALLLAIPEPIIQLLFQRGHFSRESTELVTVALIYLVPSIFFYVARDLMTRVFYAHHDSKTPYHVGLMAIFVHLVINWALVGPMGLAGIALSTTLTTVFNFIMLSWLLRKKIGHVGTMQLIQPVIVMLLASAGCGAAAWFSLTLIPQEFLAGSWFGLLIRLSIAGVCALVSYLGICLAFRLEEPMMLAKRLKLIKAS
- the lnt gene encoding apolipoprotein N-acyltransferase, producing MPALIQQSEPIANSEQDYNEGSAQGFLTRYGLLEKWPIAFGFGAIFGLSTPGFDIWFLAWVGLVPLLLLIQGCRQKREAAIVGFSFGMGYYLTAMRWFLGLHPLNWLSLNDLLSVQAAAAVWIIAAAHQALLITAFAFCVFTIPMRASFLPYHLRPYYPYLLSVPVLWIFFMWVVGHLEAYLGTPVVEVAYSQFQQLELIQICKLGGSQLLDFLIVLTNCAIALLIMEYTRLVPKLGQRIDRLAPRGGAIFDLVLIVTAIAIAFSWGRSELVRSTDSTRLASSAASEYTPSVITCALQGNLNIEDERMGTTTPEGVAQRYADLAHGIGAGLVVLPEGVITPTQARQGMLAAKLFDVAKYEKKEVITGSVEAIKDSYVNGVRVISTDKNTLQSSLYVKRRLVPFGEFYPQTPLDALIPSQVKNLMLGHQGGFVAAQKLQLLNSLWGKIGASICVEVIYPKLIANEVRSGASLLVNVSNLAWFHNSPLNKQILAAAVMRSVENGRYMVLATNTGISAIIDPAGVITTQSFAGKKGIILNPVRFLYNNTPFSKMWWL